A DNA window from Candidatus Methylacidiphilales bacterium contains the following coding sequences:
- a CDS encoding phosphatidate cytidylyltransferase: protein MVNTNFWWRFGTSLALWAVVFGLIFSGWNFGSWVVLTLFGLAAQWEFYRAQEEKHLRVYKHNGIFCGLLLFLGVGYFLVLRPEQAGNFGLFQELTFVVLIISVLIRLVLVPEPNSTPILTVALTVFGFFYVSYLFSFAALLSYSIHAEVEGRFLLLYLLIVTKFTDMGAYLTGMLIGRHKMIPHISPKKTWEGFVGGLVFAITVSVALAYLFPNGLKLFHSYHAYALGLLLALASVVGDLAESVVKRDAHIKDSGKSIPGIGGALDLIDSLLFTAPVLYFYLKFILLPP, encoded by the coding sequence ATGGTTAACACAAATTTTTGGTGGCGATTTGGGACCTCGTTGGCGTTGTGGGCAGTGGTGTTTGGTTTGATTTTTTCAGGTTGGAACTTTGGGTCGTGGGTGGTGCTCACCCTTTTTGGGCTAGCGGCGCAATGGGAATTTTACAGGGCTCAGGAGGAAAAACATTTGCGCGTCTATAAACACAATGGGATTTTTTGTGGGCTACTGTTGTTTTTGGGGGTCGGGTATTTTTTGGTGTTGAGGCCTGAGCAAGCGGGGAATTTTGGGTTGTTTCAAGAGCTGACTTTTGTGGTTTTGATCATATCAGTCTTGATACGACTTGTTTTGGTTCCAGAACCTAACTCGACTCCGATTTTGACAGTGGCTTTGACGGTGTTTGGCTTTTTTTATGTATCGTATTTGTTTAGCTTTGCTGCATTGCTTTCCTACAGCATCCACGCAGAGGTAGAAGGGCGATTTTTGTTGCTCTATTTGCTTATAGTGACGAAGTTTACGGATATGGGAGCCTATTTGACAGGGATGCTCATAGGCCGCCACAAGATGATACCGCACATCAGTCCTAAAAAGACTTGGGAAGGTTTTGTCGGGGGATTAGTATTTGCGATCACCGTCAGCGTAGCCTTGGCGTATCTGTTCCCCAACGGCTTGAAGCTTTTCCACTCTTACCATGCTTATGCGCTGGGACTTTTACTTGCACTAGCTAGTGTCGTGGGGGATTTGGCGGAAAGTGTGGTGAAACGAGACGCTCATATTAAAGATTCAGGCAAGTCGATTCCCGGTATTGGTGGGGCGCTGGATTTGATTGATAGTCTTCTTTTTACCGCACCGGTGCTTTATTTCTATTTGAAGTTTATCTTACTGCCCCCATGA
- a CDS encoding phosphopantetheine-binding protein: MPSLTEDQLSQLKTALKRCDDTTIQAAIAFREHNDFSQVPTIVTGIIARFMPPENVEKIRSANDSTRLAEDLGIDSLTMLEIVMTIEEVLSMRIEDSELRDIRTLGDVKNFIQHKIATLSPSASQAHPDALPATLNYDREKLHLILPQQHPFLFLSKATIQNNRVYASYTFTGQEEFFQGHFRGDPTVPAVIVFEAAGQAACLYLIEVIVPKEKAQTGAIPLFVSLENAHFHRKARPGDTIHIEVIPVRERLPLAVFNATVTLAGETLATVERLTLAYGNIPHTPS; this comes from the coding sequence ATGCCCTCCTTGACGGAAGATCAGCTCTCGCAACTTAAAACCGCCCTAAAGCGATGTGACGATACCACAATTCAGGCCGCCATCGCTTTCCGCGAACACAACGACTTTTCACAAGTCCCCACCATTGTCACTGGGATCATCGCCCGCTTCATGCCGCCGGAAAACGTTGAAAAAATCCGCTCCGCCAATGACTCTACTCGCCTTGCCGAAGACCTCGGCATCGACTCCCTCACCATGCTCGAAATTGTCATGACGATCGAAGAGGTCCTCTCCATGCGCATCGAAGATTCTGAACTCCGCGACATCCGCACCCTCGGCGACGTAAAGAACTTCATTCAACACAAAATCGCCACACTTTCCCCATCTGCCTCTCAAGCCCATCCCGATGCCCTTCCAGCCACCCTAAATTACGACCGCGAAAAGCTTCACCTCATCCTCCCGCAGCAGCATCCTTTCCTTTTCCTATCCAAAGCCACCATTCAAAACAATCGTGTCTACGCCTCATACACCTTCACTGGCCAAGAAGAATTCTTCCAAGGCCATTTTCGCGGGGACCCTACCGTGCCCGCCGTCATTGTCTTCGAAGCCGCAGGACAAGCGGCCTGCCTTTACCTAATCGAAGTGATCGTTCCAAAAGAAAAAGCCCAAACAGGCGCCATCCCACTCTTTGTCTCCCTAGAAAACGCCCACTTCCACCGCAAAGCCCGTCCAGGCGACACCATCCACATCGAAGTCATCCCCGTGCGCGAACGCCTCCCCCTCGCTGTCTTCAACGCCACCGTCACCCTAGCCGGTGAAACCCTCGCCACCGTTGAGCGCCTCACCCTTGCCTATGGTAACATCCCCCACACCCCTTCATAA
- a CDS encoding 8-oxo-dGTP diphosphatase: MQRMPAYDWSRWEPRDRATLLFVLDNERRRVLLIEKKRGLGAGKVNGPGGRVETGETPEDAAVRETQEEIGIRPLDPVLMGELSFQFRDGYGLFCSVFAACRYEGELVETAEAKPFWVEQEAIPYERMWKDDALWLPLLLRGQRFRGCFYFDGDEMLEHRIEIVEQF; encoded by the coding sequence ATGCAAAGGATGCCGGCATACGATTGGTCGCGGTGGGAGCCGAGAGATCGCGCGACGCTTTTATTTGTGCTCGATAATGAAAGGCGTAGGGTGTTGTTGATCGAAAAGAAAAGAGGCCTTGGAGCGGGGAAGGTGAACGGACCGGGAGGCCGCGTAGAAACTGGCGAGACGCCTGAAGATGCCGCTGTGCGGGAGACACAGGAGGAGATCGGGATAAGGCCGCTTGATCCGGTGTTAATGGGGGAGTTGAGTTTTCAGTTTCGGGATGGATATGGGCTTTTTTGCAGTGTGTTTGCGGCTTGCAGGTATGAAGGGGAATTGGTGGAGACGGCAGAAGCTAAGCCTTTTTGGGTTGAGCAGGAGGCAATTCCTTACGAGCGGATGTGGAAAGATGATGCATTGTGGTTGCCCTTATTATTGCGAGGTCAGAGGTTTCGAGGATGTTTTTATTTCGATGGTGATGAGATGCTGGAGCATCGGATCGAGATCGTGGAGCAATTTTAG
- a CDS encoding PEP-CTERM sorting domain-containing protein: MKKITPILLCLTATLQIQNINAQIINYTTLGTTISENFDNLISSGNVPNVFSSTPGIQAGIPGLTGWYGTKISGASSINTNFTASDGSFPNGGLYSYGSAGSTERALGALASSNNTMAFGVAIANLTGHTLTEFTITYDGEFWRSPNAQLNTLSFYYGFDVTPGVNLSNFLSSPNMIPFPLLDLIGPAPNGNSFPLDGNLPANRTAGITSTVTGISWQPGQVLFIAWRDQDNIGSDAGLAVDNFSLTPAPEPSTFALIVLGISLLLFHLRRNKNA, encoded by the coding sequence ATGAAAAAAATCACTCCCATCCTCCTCTGTTTGACGGCCACCCTCCAGATCCAAAACATAAACGCCCAAATCATAAATTACACCACTCTCGGAACCACCATATCCGAAAACTTCGACAACCTCATCTCCTCAGGTAACGTCCCCAATGTCTTCTCCTCCACCCCAGGCATACAAGCCGGTATTCCAGGCCTTACGGGTTGGTATGGAACCAAAATTAGTGGAGCTTCTAGCATCAACACCAACTTCACTGCAAGCGACGGAAGCTTTCCCAACGGAGGCCTCTACAGCTATGGCTCCGCCGGCTCCACCGAACGCGCCCTTGGCGCCTTAGCCAGCTCTAACAACACTATGGCCTTTGGCGTTGCCATCGCCAACCTGACAGGACACACCCTCACTGAATTCACCATCACTTACGACGGTGAATTCTGGCGATCCCCTAACGCTCAGCTAAATACCCTTAGTTTCTACTACGGCTTCGATGTCACCCCAGGAGTAAATCTATCCAATTTCCTCAGTTCCCCAAATATGATCCCCTTCCCCTTACTCGACCTCATCGGCCCAGCCCCAAATGGAAACAGCTTCCCCCTCGATGGCAATCTCCCAGCCAACCGCACGGCAGGTATTACAAGCACAGTCACAGGCATCTCCTGGCAACCAGGTCAAGTCCTCTTCATCGCCTGGAGAGATCAAGATAATATTGGATCCGATGCCGGACTCGCCGTAGACAACTTCTCCTTAACTCCTGCGCCAGAGCCCTCCACATTCGCACTCATCGTCCTCGGTATTAGCCTCCTCCTCTTCCACCTTCGCCGCAACAAAAATGCCTGA
- a CDS encoding 1-deoxy-D-xylulose-5-phosphate reductoisomerase, with translation MKKRVVILGSTGSIGQSALKVARDLPQHMEVIGLAAHRQVDALLAQAHEFKPQAISISDETLYPVLRSEAPRQTKTFSGASGLIELATLADADLILIAIVGTQGLQPALAAIRSGKDIAVASKEILVMAGEIVMREAERHNVRVLPVDSEHNAIFQCLEGHSHKHISRLILTASGGPFRQSSAEEIARATPAQALRHPTWKMGAKITIDSATLFNKGLEMIEARWLFNVPIDRVDVLIHPQSIIHSMVEFIDGSQLAQMSHTDMCFPIQYAITYPERLPNTLPPLDLTQIRALTFEPPDPVRFPAINLARQAGQIGGTLPAVFNAANEVAVAAFLDEKIPFPAIWETVSATMQAHAPTLHPHLEEILQADAWAREYARAHLHLDCSPVVL, from the coding sequence ATGAAAAAGCGCGTCGTCATCCTTGGCTCAACGGGTTCGATAGGTCAAAGCGCTCTTAAGGTCGCTCGAGATTTGCCTCAACACATGGAGGTTATTGGTCTGGCGGCACATCGGCAAGTGGATGCGTTGCTTGCACAAGCTCATGAATTCAAGCCACAGGCGATTTCCATTTCGGATGAAACGTTATACCCTGTGCTTCGCTCAGAGGCTCCACGGCAAACAAAAACCTTCTCCGGTGCGTCGGGATTGATTGAACTAGCTACCCTTGCCGATGCGGATCTCATCCTGATCGCGATCGTCGGCACTCAAGGGTTGCAACCCGCTCTTGCTGCTATCCGTTCAGGCAAAGACATCGCCGTTGCGAGCAAAGAAATTCTCGTCATGGCAGGTGAGATTGTCATGCGTGAGGCAGAAAGACACAACGTTCGCGTGCTTCCTGTAGATAGCGAGCACAATGCTATCTTTCAATGTTTGGAAGGTCATTCTCACAAACACATTTCGCGCCTTATTCTTACAGCTTCAGGAGGTCCGTTCCGGCAATCCTCAGCAGAGGAGATAGCGCGCGCTACTCCAGCACAAGCTTTGCGGCATCCAACATGGAAAATGGGCGCCAAAATCACCATAGACTCTGCGACTCTTTTTAATAAAGGCCTTGAAATGATCGAGGCGCGTTGGCTCTTTAATGTTCCGATCGACCGGGTGGATGTCCTTATCCATCCGCAGTCCATAATACATTCCATGGTTGAATTTATCGATGGCTCACAGCTTGCTCAGATGAGCCATACCGACATGTGTTTCCCGATCCAATATGCGATTACTTATCCTGAACGTCTTCCCAATACTCTACCACCGCTCGATCTCACACAAATTCGCGCACTTACCTTTGAGCCTCCTGACCCGGTTCGCTTTCCTGCTATAAATCTTGCTCGGCAGGCGGGTCAGATTGGCGGCACACTGCCTGCAGTCTTCAACGCCGCCAACGAAGTTGCTGTCGCTGCTTTTCTCGACGAAAAAATCCCTTTCCCTGCGATATGGGAAACGGTATCAGCCACCATGCAAGCACACGCGCCTACTCTCCATCCGCATCTAGAAGAAATTCTTCAAGCTGATGCATGGGCGCGTGAATATGCTCGCGCACATCTTCATCTGGATTGTTCTCCTGTTGTTTTATGA
- a CDS encoding M50 family metallopeptidase — MIHNLLILIEVILLFNLLILVHELGHFLAARWRGLYVDRFGIWFGKPIWQKKVGDVTYSIGCIPAGGFVSIPQMAPMEIIEGKIENEKLKELPPAPPLDKIIVAAAGPLFSFLLAFVFACIIYFVGRPTSESETTTTVGYVIPESPAAKAGIQPGDQIQKIDGHAVHRFRGAGASITWRIISSENETLTIDLLRQGQPLTLQVTPERHSTQFWERRGLRYIGISPAISL; from the coding sequence ATGATTCACAACCTCCTCATCCTCATTGAAGTCATTTTGCTTTTTAACCTTCTCATCCTCGTTCATGAGCTCGGCCATTTCTTAGCGGCCCGCTGGCGAGGTCTTTACGTGGATCGCTTTGGCATTTGGTTTGGAAAACCGATCTGGCAAAAAAAAGTGGGCGACGTCACCTACTCGATCGGCTGTATTCCTGCAGGTGGATTTGTCTCGATCCCCCAAATGGCGCCCATGGAGATTATCGAAGGGAAAATTGAAAACGAAAAACTCAAAGAGCTTCCTCCAGCTCCACCTCTGGATAAAATCATCGTCGCTGCGGCCGGTCCGTTATTCAGCTTCCTGCTTGCCTTTGTTTTTGCTTGCATCATTTATTTCGTTGGCCGTCCGACATCCGAATCGGAAACGACCACGACTGTAGGCTATGTGATTCCGGAATCGCCAGCGGCCAAAGCTGGCATTCAACCTGGCGACCAAATCCAAAAGATAGACGGTCACGCTGTTCACCGTTTCCGCGGTGCGGGGGCATCCATCACGTGGCGCATCATTAGCAGCGAAAACGAAACGCTCACGATCGATCTTTTACGGCAAGGACAACCGCTTACCTTGCAAGTCACGCCTGAGCGTCACAGCACTCAATTTTGGGAGCGGCGCGGCCTTCGCTACATCGGGATTTCTCCCGCGATCAGCTTGAT